From the candidate division WOR-3 bacterium genome, the window GATGAAACTTCTTTACCTCTTCATCCAGCACCCGGACTATCTCCGACACCGCGCTTGCCTCCAGACGTACGCCCCACAGCCGCTCCAACAGCTCACCCACCTCACGGGTGCTCGCACCACCCAGAAACAACGACCGGATGTAGTTGTCCACCGACTTCCAGCGCCGCTGATAACGCGCAAACACCTTGGTCCGTAGACCACCCTTGCGTAGCCGCGGCACCCGTAGCTCCCGTACCATACCGAAAGCAGTCAGCAGATTCCGCTTGTAGTACCCGTTACGCTGGTCGGTCCGACGGCAGGACCGCTTATGCCTTCTGGCACCGACCTGCGCCGTCTGTTCAACCTGCATGAGACCCTGCAGGAATTTCTTCAACGTATCGCGCATCGGTCGCTGGACCACGTCGAGCTCATCATCCTGGAAGAAGTCCTTGAACTCCTGCCAGCGTTCCATATATTGTGTCTTCGACAGGTGCAGATAGTAGGGTTCGGGCATGGGTTTATCCTCCATGGTTTGATAGTGTTACGATCATTACTCGGTCGGGCCAGAAGGATACACCCTGCCCGACCCTTTTTCCAGCCAAGTTACACACAAATAAGGATACTACCAGGCAAACCGACTGATT encodes:
- a CDS encoding transposase; the encoded protein is MEDKPMPEPYYLHLSKTQYMERWQEFKDFFQDDELDVVQRPMRDTLKKFLQGLMQVEQTAQVGARRHKRSCRRTDQRNGYYKRNLLTAFGMVRELRVPRLRKGGLRTKVFARYQRRWKSVDNYIRSLFLGGASTREVGELLERLWGVRLEASAVSEIVRVLDEEVKKFH